DNA from Candidatus Eisenbacteria bacterium:
CGCGGGAAGCTTCGCGCGCGCGGCGTCGAAACGGACCGCGGCCGCTCCCGCGGCGGCGTTCACAACCGCGCTCCGGACGCCCGGGACGGAGCGTAGAGCCTTCTCCACGGCGAGCGCGCAAGCGGCGCAGGTCATCCCGCGCACGGAGAGCCGAACCCGCGCCTCGTTTTCCTCCTCGATCGATCCGTGCGCGGCGCGGGGCGGCCCCTCGTCCCCGGCGAGAAGCCCGCTTCCCGATTCGGGCTCCCCTTCGCTAGGGAGGTTTGCTCTCTTCATGTGTGTTCCTCTTCGCGGCGCGGATCGTCCACGCCGGAAAAGATAGTCGAAATCCTTCCGAGATGCCCCGTGCCGCCTATGTCGATTCGCGATCCGACCAGTATCCGAAGAGCTCGCTGAAGTAGGCGAGCTGTCCCCGCTCGCTCATCCCCGCGATCACGTTGATGGCTTCCAGGTGATAGCGAGCCCTCTCCGCCGGGGAAAGCGTGTCGCCGACCGACTGTGCGGATCGCCGTCTTTCTTCCGGAAGCGGATCGAAGATCCGGCGCGTGGCCGCCGCCGAGAAGAGCGCCTCGAACTTTTTCTGGTGCGAAGCGCACTTCGTCATCGCGAACTGAACGAGCGCGTCGGCGTCGCACCAGGAAGTGAGAGTGTGCATCGTCCTTCCACGCGAGTCGGGATCGAGACCCGCGAGGAACTCCGCGATCTTCGCGACAAGAGCCTTCTTCGCGCCGCGCCCGATCCTCTTCGCGAACGCCGATGAAGGACGGCTCCCCCACGGCTCCTCGCGATCCTCACCCACCACGGAGAGGAAGAGAGAACGAAGCTCCGGTAAGGAGTAGAGCGCGGCGAAGAACGACTCGGGACGCTTCCTCGCCAGTTCGTTAAGGCTTCTTTCGATCATGACTCCTCCCGATTCCAAGGGTATCCGAAAGCGAGATTCGCGCAAAGGAGACAGGTCGTCAACATCCGTCGACCCGGCGCGGGATGTTCCTCGACACCCGCGAAGCCGCGCACGTATGATGGTCCGGCGCGGCTTGGCTTGCGCGCCGCGGCGGACCCGACCACACGCGGGGCGAACGGATCGGCGATGAGACGGGACTACGCGCAGCTCGGCTTCGGAGGCCTCGCGAGCAAGATCCTCGGCGGCGTTCGAGAGATCCTCCTCGCCCGATACTTCGGGACCGGACACGTCGCCGACGCCTACCGGGCCTCGCTATCGCTCACGCTCTCTCCGGCTCATCTCGTCACCACGCGCATCATCCAAACTTGTTTCATCCCGCTCTACGCGCGCTACTCGGCCGATGAAAGAGAAAAGGGACGGGCGCTCTTCCAGTCTCTCCTTCTCGTGTTCCTCGTTCTCGGCGTTCTACTCGGCGC
Protein-coding regions in this window:
- a CDS encoding heavy-metal-associated domain-containing protein, yielding MKRANLPSEGEPESGSGLLAGDEGPPRAAHGSIEEENEARVRLSVRGMTCAACALAVEKALRSVPGVRSAVVNAAAGAAAVRFDAARAKLPA